A genomic window from Calonectris borealis chromosome 26, bCalBor7.hap1.2, whole genome shotgun sequence includes:
- the IKBKE gene encoding inhibitor of nuclear factor kappa-B kinase subunit epsilon: protein MQSTPNYLWSTEDLLGQGATACVYKARNKKSGELVAVKVFNNASYLRPQEVQMREFEMLRKLNHKNIVKLFAVEETGSSKQKVLVMEYCSSGSLLNVLEDPANAFGLAESEFLIVLQCVVAGMNHLRENGVVHRDIKPGNIMRLMGEDGQSIYKLTDFGAARELDDDEKFVSVYGTEEYLHPDMYERAVLRKPQQKAYGVTVDLWSIGVTFYHAATGSLPFVPFGGPRRNKEIMYKITTEKPPGAIAGVQRQENGSIEWSYELPVTCRLSTGLKDQLIPILANILEADQEKCWGFDQFFAETNDILHRIVVDVFSLQQASSHRIYIHSYNTTTKFLDAVFKQTNIAPHHQEYFFEGHLYELDPNLQAHNFCKTTERNPLTLLSSAEQAEDVVGVRYRDPALEFPKFVPKVDVVADCGAAKSAVGAVHQALRIAQALRRCRELLARGLHWVIGNLKMECLRILEQKRGALSVLSCLQLTEVKTRVLYEAVPAGSGVPALKDVAVVKTRLQRVAEELSQCSHNIFDFQGALGSILSELVKHRQQVHEDKSIRQIESCLEKMQLIYKQFKKARTCLRLGYNEEQIHKLDKVNLGHLARKVLLIFQEDCAQRYQEALALHGSRMRKVCEIKKHLKKLSNRISACSVETMECQDCLQSALDRFLQSEKRNLAPIPPAPSPIHLSQARQEMAFRMQELLEQMRSVTCDLQFNNSIIERLSGAAPTPGI, encoded by the exons ATGCAGAGCACCCCCAACTACCTCTGGAGCACCGAGGACCTCCTGGGCCAGGGTGCCACGGCCTGCGTCTACAAAGCTCGCAACAAG aaATCAGGGGAGCTGGTTGCTGTGAAGGTCTTTAATAACGCCAGCTACCTCCGGCCCCAGGAGGTCCAGATGAGAGAGTTCGAGATGCTGAGGAAGCTGAACCATAAAAACATTGTCAAATTATTTGCTGTGGAGGAGACG GGCAGCAGCAAGCAGAAGGTGCTGGTGATGGAGTACTGCTCCAGCGGCAGCTTGCTGAACGTGCTGGAAGACCCGGCGAACGCCTTCGGCTTGGCCGAGTCCGAGTTCCTCATCGTGCTGCAGTGCGTGG TGGCAGGGATGAACCACCTCCGCGAGAACGGCGTTGTCCACAGGGACATCAAACCCGGGAACATCATGCGGCTGATGGGGGAAGATGGGCAGAGCATCTACAAGCTGACGGATTTTGGGGCCGCCCGAGAGCTGGATGATGATGAAAAGTTTGTGTCCGTCTACGGGACGGAGGAATATCTT CACCCGGACATGTACGAGCGAGCGGTCCTGCGCAAGCCGCAGCAGAAGGCGTACGGCGTCACTGTCGACCTCTGGAGCATCGGTGTCACCTTCTACCACGCTGCCACCGGCAGCCTCCCCTTCGTCCCCTTCGGGGGACCTCGCAGGAACAAGGAGATCAT GTATAAAATTACCACTGAGAAGCCTCCCGGAGCCATCGCGGGGGTCCAGAGGCAGGAGAACGGGAGCATCGAGTGGAGCTACGAGCTGCCCGTCACCTGCCGGCTCTCCAC ggggcTGAAGGACCAGCTGATACCCATTTTGGCTAACATCCTGGAGGCGGATCAAGAGAAGTGCTGGGGATTCGACCAGTTTTTTGCAGAAACCAATGACATTTTGCACAGGATCGTGGTCGATGTCTTCTCCCTGCAGCAGGCTTCCTCGCATCGCATCTACATCCACTCCTACAACAC taccACCAAGTTTTTAGATGCTgtcttcaaacaaacaaatatagCCCCTCACcatcaagaatatttttttgaagGTCATCTGTATGAGTTGGATCCTAATCTACAAGCTCATAAtttctgcaaaaccacagagcGCAACCCTCTGACCTTGCTGAGCTCCGCTGAGCAAGCAGAAGACGTGGTAGGAGTCAGATACAGAGACC CGGCACTTGAGTTTCCAAAGTTTGTCCCCAAAGTGGACGTGGTGGCCGACTGCGGTGCAGCCAAG AGCGCGGTGGGTGCCGTGCACCAGGCGCTGCGGATCGCCCAGGCCCtgcggcgctgccgggagctgctgGCGAGAGGTCTCCACTGGGTGAT TGGGAATCTGAAAATGGAGTGCTTGAGGATTTTGGAGCAGAAGAGAGGGGCTCTTTCggtgctctcctgcctgcagctcactGAGGTGAAGACCCGCGTGCT gTACGAGGCTGTTCCTGCGGGCAGCGGGGTGCCGGCTCTGAAGGACGTGGCCGTGGTGAAGACAAGGCTGCAGAGG GTCGCCGAGGAGCTCTCTCAGTGCTCCCACAACATCTTTGACTTTCAAGGGGCGCTGGGCAGCATTTTGTCCGAACTGGTGAAGCACAGGCAACAAGTGCATGAAGACAAAAG CATCCGGCAGATCGAGAGCTGCCTGGAGAAGATGCAGCTGATCTACAAGCAGTTCAAGAAGGCCAGGACGTGTCTGC ggctgggctacAATGAGGAACAAATACACAAGCTGGATAA ggTGAATTTAGGGCATCTGGCCAGGAAGGTTCTGTTGATTTTCCAGGAGGACTGTGCCCAGCGGTACCAGGAGGCCCTGGCCCTCCACGGCAGCAGGATGAG GAAAGTTTGTGAGATAAAGAAGCATTTGAAGAAGCTCAGCAACCGCATCAGCGCCTGCAGCGTGGAGACGATGGAGTGCCAGGACTGCCTGCAGAGT GCTCTGGACAGGTTTCTCCAGTCGGAGAAACGGAATTTGGCCCCGATTCCTCCCGCGCCTTCACCCATCCATCTGAGCCAGGCACGGCAGGAGATGGCTTTCCG gatgcaggagctcctggagcagATGCGATCGGTAACTTGTGATCTCCAGTTCAACAACAGCATCATCGAGCG GTTAAGCGGGGCTGCCCCCACTCCCGGTATTTGA